The following proteins come from a genomic window of Kocuria palustris:
- a CDS encoding beta-ketoacyl synthase N-terminal-like domain-containing protein, whose translation MNQQHAAAQPRPVVVAVGAVTSQGRGAEATWEGVRDGSVAIRTVQRLSTEGIRTDIAGEVAPLDKPADRAGYPEGYDDPALDFALIAAEEAMAAAEGLGIEPERWGLVLGTCNAGLLSVEQWYLDERAGREGKGEALAYSTPQGLAEAVAGAHAIRGPVLSLNTACAAGANAVGYAAELIADGRADAVLTGGTDALSDVLFAGFNSLESLSPEPAKPYSADRQGLSLGEGAAMMVLVREDLAEQLGLEVLAQFAGLGLSADGYHPTAPEPEGRGAARAIQEALRQAGVSASEVGYLNSHGTGTAKNDPAETAAMRRALGEDLDQIRVSSTKSMIGHLLGAAGASEAMVTVKALQTQTAPPTAGLVTPDPVCDLRHVPIEAQPMETNAAICNNFAFGGANASLVLTRDHEDTRLPVSDRRIVLTGLGAVTSAGETVSALEEAVAAGEQAFTEVEGQQVGLFTATGKEQLAPRVRRRMDRLAIGSVVAAQSALEHADHTAGERTGIILGTEIGPMDVMERFAQPLFDEDPSAANPALFPNTVYNAAAGQVAMNLGCVGPTTTLTAGRAAGALTLSMGAQEIRRGRADAILGTSAEALTPSVVRGLRDLGLFDGGDWHAAEGAASVLIEDRDSALERGAQPLAELLGTGMASDGLGIGSVSAEGEGLERAVRDGLQRAGVSAQDVHHVWVDLKGSAGSDAAAESALGRVLPQAQRHASRPVLGDSFAVGGLLDVVLAAGAISRGETEGPVVVTTSSSNGFHLALVLGVAEADHGAS comes from the coding sequence ATGAACCAGCAGCACGCAGCAGCTCAGCCCCGTCCCGTCGTGGTGGCCGTGGGCGCGGTGACCTCGCAGGGCCGCGGCGCCGAGGCCACCTGGGAGGGCGTGCGCGACGGCAGCGTCGCGATCCGCACCGTCCAGCGTCTGTCCACCGAGGGCATCCGCACGGACATCGCTGGCGAGGTCGCCCCGCTGGACAAGCCCGCCGATCGCGCCGGCTACCCCGAGGGCTACGACGATCCGGCGCTGGACTTCGCGCTGATCGCCGCCGAGGAGGCCATGGCCGCAGCCGAGGGACTCGGCATCGAGCCGGAGCGCTGGGGCCTGGTCCTGGGCACCTGCAACGCCGGGCTTCTCTCGGTCGAGCAGTGGTACCTCGACGAGCGCGCCGGGCGCGAGGGCAAGGGCGAGGCTCTGGCGTACTCGACCCCGCAGGGCCTGGCCGAGGCCGTGGCAGGAGCCCACGCCATCCGCGGCCCGGTCCTGTCGCTGAACACCGCCTGCGCCGCCGGCGCCAACGCGGTGGGCTATGCCGCCGAGCTGATCGCCGACGGTCGCGCCGATGCCGTGCTCACCGGTGGCACCGATGCCCTGTCCGATGTGCTGTTCGCCGGGTTCAACTCGCTCGAGTCGCTGTCGCCGGAGCCGGCCAAGCCGTACTCCGCCGACCGTCAAGGACTTTCGCTGGGCGAGGGCGCGGCCATGATGGTGCTCGTGCGCGAGGACCTGGCCGAGCAGCTGGGCCTGGAGGTCCTGGCGCAGTTCGCCGGGCTGGGCCTGTCCGCCGACGGCTACCACCCGACCGCCCCCGAGCCCGAGGGCCGCGGCGCGGCCCGGGCCATCCAGGAGGCGCTGCGCCAGGCCGGGGTCTCGGCCTCCGAGGTCGGCTACCTGAACTCCCACGGCACGGGCACCGCCAAGAACGACCCCGCCGAGACCGCCGCCATGCGACGGGCTCTGGGGGAGGACCTGGACCAGATCCGGGTGTCGTCGACGAAGTCCATGATCGGGCACCTGCTGGGTGCGGCCGGGGCCTCCGAGGCCATGGTCACGGTCAAGGCGCTGCAGACCCAGACCGCGCCGCCCACCGCCGGGCTCGTGACCCCCGACCCGGTCTGCGACCTGCGCCATGTGCCGATCGAGGCGCAGCCGATGGAGACGAACGCGGCGATCTGCAACAACTTCGCCTTCGGCGGGGCGAACGCCTCGCTCGTGCTCACCCGCGATCACGAGGACACGCGCCTGCCGGTCAGCGATCGCCGGATCGTCCTCACGGGTCTGGGTGCGGTGACCTCCGCCGGGGAGACGGTGTCGGCGCTCGAGGAGGCGGTGGCCGCTGGCGAACAGGCCTTCACCGAGGTCGAGGGCCAGCAGGTCGGGCTGTTCACGGCGACCGGCAAGGAGCAGCTGGCCCCCCGCGTGCGCCGGCGCATGGATCGCCTGGCGATCGGCTCGGTCGTGGCCGCGCAGTCCGCGCTCGAGCACGCCGACCACACCGCAGGCGAGCGCACCGGCATCATCCTGGGCACCGAGATCGGGCCCATGGACGTCATGGAGCGCTTCGCCCAGCCCCTGTTCGACGAGGACCCCTCCGCGGCCAATCCGGCGCTGTTCCCGAACACCGTCTACAACGCCGCCGCCGGCCAGGTGGCCATGAACCTGGGCTGCGTGGGCCCCACCACCACGCTGACCGCAGGACGCGCCGCCGGGGCGCTCACGCTGAGCATGGGCGCCCAGGAGATCCGGCGCGGTCGCGCCGACGCGATCCTGGGCACCTCCGCCGAGGCGCTGACCCCGTCGGTCGTGCGCGGGCTGCGGGACCTGGGCCTGTTCGACGGCGGCGACTGGCACGCCGCCGAGGGCGCTGCCAGCGTGCTGATCGAGGACCGGGACTCCGCCCTGGAGCGCGGTGCCCAGCCGCTGGCCGAGCTGCTCGGCACGGGCATGGCCTCCGACGGACTGGGCATCGGCTCGGTCTCGGCCGAGGGCGAGGGCCTGGAGCGCGCCGTGCGCGACGGCCTGCAGCGCGCCGGCGTCTCGGCGCAGGACGTGCACCACGTGTGGGTCGACCTCAAGGGCTCGGCAGGCTCCGATGCCGCCGCCGAGTCGGCCCTGGGCCGTGTTCTGCCGCAGGCGCAGCGCCACGCCAGCCGCCCGGTGCTGGGCGACTCCTTCGCCGTGGGCGGTCTGCTGGACGTGGTCCTGGCCGCCGGGGCGATCTCGCGCGGCGAGACCGAAGGCCCCGTCGTCGTGACGACCTCCAGCTCGAACGGCTTTCACCTGGCCCTGGTGCTGGGCGTGGCCGAGGCGGATCACGGTGCCTCCTAA
- a CDS encoding beta-ketoacyl-[acyl-carrier-protein] synthase family protein, with protein sequence MSPAQTARRRVVITGAGAVTPLGLDAESTLESLVAGRSGVREITQFDASAYPVRIAGTVPVEDARTLVPDVAEAELLSRQGAFGVAAGLEALRRSGLPAARDEEEADRRTVVVGATAGRPDLQEMAEFFHRVKSELPLHRPLIEDVLRRDQNIPAAVLAREAGFRGAVESVSTACTASGHAIGEAFRQIQEGEADAALAGGYDSLVTWLDVLGFSLLGALTKDHADEPERASRPFSDDRSGFVLGEGGIMLVLEERESALRRGAPILGEIAGYAATMNAYRMTDPPPPGGGVTQCMVRAVEDSGVPAERIGYIAAHGTSTPGNDVSESQAVREVFGAHAGELVMTSVKSMSGHLTAAASALGTLGALGVLADGRVPPTINLENPDPDCDLDYAPQPGRVLDTDAVLVNAFAFGGTNACTVITRHVDDAAQPARPADEEAAR encoded by the coding sequence ATGAGCCCCGCCCAGACCGCCCGCCGCCGCGTGGTGATCACCGGCGCCGGTGCCGTGACCCCGCTGGGCCTGGACGCCGAGTCGACGCTCGAGTCCCTGGTGGCCGGGCGCAGCGGCGTCCGGGAGATCACCCAGTTCGACGCCTCGGCCTACCCGGTGCGCATCGCCGGCACGGTGCCCGTGGAGGATGCCCGCACGCTGGTGCCCGACGTCGCCGAGGCCGAGCTGCTCTCCCGGCAGGGCGCCTTCGGCGTGGCCGCCGGGCTCGAGGCGCTGCGCCGCTCCGGGCTGCCCGCCGCCCGCGACGAGGAGGAGGCCGATCGCCGCACCGTGGTGGTCGGCGCCACCGCCGGGCGTCCCGACCTGCAGGAGATGGCCGAGTTCTTCCACCGGGTCAAGTCCGAGCTGCCCCTGCACAGGCCGCTGATCGAGGACGTGCTGCGCCGAGACCAGAACATCCCTGCCGCGGTGCTGGCCCGAGAGGCCGGCTTCCGCGGAGCGGTGGAGTCCGTCTCGACGGCCTGCACCGCCTCCGGGCACGCGATCGGCGAGGCCTTCCGCCAGATCCAGGAGGGCGAGGCCGATGCGGCCCTGGCCGGCGGCTACGACTCGCTCGTGACCTGGCTCGACGTCCTGGGCTTCTCCCTGCTGGGAGCGCTGACCAAGGACCACGCCGATGAGCCCGAGCGCGCCTCCCGGCCCTTCAGCGACGACCGCTCGGGCTTCGTGCTCGGCGAGGGCGGGATCATGCTCGTGCTCGAGGAGCGCGAGTCCGCCCTGCGCCGCGGCGCCCCGATCCTGGGTGAGATCGCCGGCTACGCCGCCACCATGAACGCCTACCGCATGACGGATCCGCCGCCTCCCGGGGGAGGGGTGACCCAGTGCATGGTCCGGGCCGTCGAAGACTCCGGGGTCCCCGCCGAGCGCATCGGCTACATCGCGGCGCACGGCACCTCCACTCCGGGCAACGACGTCAGCGAGTCCCAGGCCGTGCGCGAGGTCTTCGGCGCCCACGCCGGCGAGCTCGTGATGACCTCCGTGAAGTCGATGAGCGGTCACCTCACAGCTGCGGCCTCCGCGCTCGGAACGCTCGGAGCCCTGGGGGTGCTGGCCGATGGCCGCGTCCCGCCCACGATCAACCTGGAGAACCCGGATCCGGACTGCGACCTGGACTACGCCCCGCAGCCTGGCCGGGTCCTGGACACCGACGCCGTGCTCGTCAACGCGTTCGCCTTCGGCGGCACGAACGCCTGCACGGTGATCACCCGCCACGTCGACGACGCGGCGCAGCCCGCCCGACCCGCCGATGAGGAGGCCGCACGATGA
- a CDS encoding FAD-dependent monooxygenase, with amino-acid sequence MRRAEIVIVGGGIAGLTAANALQQAGFGVRVLEARETASTAELGAGIHLWPNVIDCLDRLGLAEPVIERGTVVRRHRYLTWRERQIGTLDVEKLAAGAGCPAVGVTRTHLYQTLLQALEPGTVRFGISVTGFDRTDSGVIVRTGDDQSLRADAVIGADGIGSVIRRQLHGPAEPRYCGLTAWHGTTDYQHPELVPGDMAIYWGPTGRILHYHVSDGELYWLALLQAPPRYPDVPGERQAEAIRRFRGWPAHVQSMVRSTPEERILRNHILDRDPLQHWGRGRATIIGDAAHPMTPDMAQGAGQGIEDGLSVALAFQREASVAEALRSFEERRRDRANGFVKSSRQVSSVSTFTAKPMIAVRNEIVLRAIYRTHPWGTAQKEIIPVL; translated from the coding sequence ATGAGAAGAGCAGAGATCGTGATCGTCGGCGGCGGCATCGCCGGACTGACGGCGGCCAACGCGCTGCAGCAGGCGGGCTTCGGCGTGCGCGTGCTCGAAGCGCGCGAGACCGCCTCGACGGCCGAGCTGGGCGCCGGCATCCACCTATGGCCCAACGTGATCGACTGCCTGGACCGGCTGGGGCTGGCCGAGCCGGTGATCGAGCGCGGCACCGTGGTGCGCCGCCACCGCTATCTCACCTGGCGCGAGCGCCAGATCGGGACCCTGGACGTGGAGAAGCTGGCCGCCGGCGCGGGCTGCCCGGCCGTGGGCGTGACGCGCACGCACCTCTACCAGACCCTGCTGCAGGCCCTGGAGCCGGGCACCGTGCGCTTCGGCATCTCGGTGACCGGCTTCGACCGCACGGATTCCGGTGTCATCGTGCGCACTGGCGACGACCAGAGCCTGCGCGCTGATGCCGTGATCGGCGCCGACGGCATCGGTTCCGTGATCCGCCGCCAGCTGCACGGCCCCGCCGAGCCGCGCTACTGCGGGCTGACCGCCTGGCACGGCACGACCGACTACCAGCACCCCGAGCTGGTCCCCGGCGACATGGCCATCTACTGGGGCCCCACCGGGCGGATCCTGCACTACCACGTCAGCGACGGCGAGCTGTACTGGCTGGCGCTGCTGCAGGCGCCGCCGCGGTATCCGGACGTGCCGGGGGAACGTCAGGCCGAGGCGATCCGCCGCTTCCGGGGCTGGCCCGCGCACGTCCAGTCGATGGTCCGCTCGACCCCGGAGGAGCGCATCCTGCGCAACCACATCCTGGACCGCGACCCGCTCCAGCACTGGGGCCGCGGCCGCGCCACGATCATCGGCGACGCCGCACACCCCATGACGCCGGACATGGCCCAGGGGGCCGGTCAGGGCATCGAGGACGGGCTCAGCGTGGCCCTGGCCTTCCAGCGCGAGGCCTCCGTGGCCGAGGCGCTGCGCAGCTTCGAGGAGCGGCGCAGGGACCGGGCCAACGGCTTCGTGAAGTCCTCCCGCCAGGTCTCCTCCGTCTCCACCTTCACGGCCAAGCCCATGATCGCCGTCCGCAACGAGATCGTCCTGCGCGCCATCTACCGCACGCATCCCTGGGGCACCGCGCAGAAGGAGATCATCCCCGTGCTGTGA
- a CDS encoding beta-ketoacyl synthase N-terminal-like domain-containing protein, which yields MSDVVITGIGAVTGLGHSAEQNWEALLEGRSAVAPTQSFDASSLDCRASAEVAELQSALKPLVDRRMLRNMIRNDRLAALGAVHAVRDAGLEGQLEQAGLYLASAKEISEPDKVMDAVLLARDEDGSVDYQVMGAEGAADFYPLFYVEGLQAASLFYISKVLEMKGINAYVSGAAEAGMSALGMGLRAIRRGEAEVVIVGGFDDSTSWWNQSKYQDWGLLQHGQDQPHPFAAEGAGTVLGEGSVFLVLESSDHAAARGARVYAGLEAVSSRQDSARVFTPLADGDGLARAVRAALAGAGIDGEQIAAVVAEGTATADGDAREVQALSEALGAARPAVTAVKGAAGHTTAASGLLNVAVAALVLEAGTVPAIVGTAAEQAGEPELDLVLGSARPLPLSDDGPSGALALAQGFQGQSGAAVLRRAQTSRAAGTGAADQTADQGERSE from the coding sequence ATGAGCGACGTCGTCATCACCGGCATCGGCGCCGTCACGGGCCTGGGACACAGCGCCGAGCAGAACTGGGAGGCGCTGCTGGAGGGACGCAGCGCGGTCGCCCCCACGCAGTCCTTCGACGCCTCGTCGCTGGACTGCCGCGCCAGCGCGGAGGTCGCGGAGCTGCAGTCGGCGCTGAAGCCGCTCGTGGACCGGCGCATGCTGCGCAACATGATCCGCAACGACCGCCTGGCCGCACTGGGCGCCGTGCATGCCGTCCGCGATGCGGGCCTGGAGGGCCAGCTGGAGCAGGCCGGGCTGTACCTGGCCAGCGCCAAGGAGATCTCCGAGCCGGACAAGGTCATGGACGCCGTGCTGCTGGCCCGCGACGAGGACGGCTCGGTCGACTACCAGGTCATGGGCGCCGAGGGCGCCGCCGACTTCTACCCGCTGTTCTACGTCGAGGGCCTGCAGGCCGCCTCGCTGTTCTACATCTCCAAGGTGCTCGAGATGAAGGGCATCAACGCCTACGTCTCGGGCGCCGCCGAGGCCGGGATGTCCGCCCTGGGCATGGGCCTGCGCGCGATCCGCCGGGGCGAGGCCGAGGTGGTAATCGTCGGGGGCTTCGACGACTCCACGTCATGGTGGAACCAGTCCAAGTACCAGGACTGGGGACTGCTGCAGCACGGGCAGGACCAGCCGCACCCGTTCGCCGCTGAGGGCGCCGGCACGGTGCTCGGCGAGGGCTCGGTGTTCCTGGTGCTCGAATCCTCCGACCACGCCGCCGCCCGCGGGGCCCGTGTCTACGCGGGGCTGGAGGCCGTGTCCTCCCGCCAGGACAGCGCCAGGGTCTTCACGCCCCTGGCCGACGGCGACGGACTGGCCCGCGCCGTGCGCGCCGCGCTGGCCGGGGCCGGGATCGACGGCGAGCAGATCGCAGCCGTCGTGGCCGAGGGCACCGCGACCGCTGATGGCGACGCCCGCGAGGTCCAGGCGCTGAGCGAGGCGCTGGGCGCTGCCCGTCCGGCCGTGACGGCGGTGAAGGGCGCTGCCGGGCACACGACGGCGGCCTCCGGGCTGCTCAACGTGGCCGTGGCCGCGCTGGTGCTGGAGGCCGGGACGGTTCCGGCGATCGTCGGGACCGCCGCCGAGCAGGCAGGCGAGCCCGAGCTCGATCTCGTGCTGGGCAGCGCCCGGCCGCTGCCGCTGTCCGACGACGGCCCTTCCGGTGCGCTCGCACTCGCCCAGGGCTTCCAGGGCCAGTCCGGCGCAGCCGTGCTGCGCCGCGCCCAGACCTCGCGCGCCGCCGGGACCGGCGCCGCCGACCAGACCGCAGACCAGGGGGAACGATCCGAATGA
- a CDS encoding FAD-dependent monooxygenase yields the protein MLERRRLAIIGAGPAGLATARTLQGRGWDVHVFDARPTLESRDGGCYVLWYAGVMALQRMGLMDRAREVSSPITGFEMSGARGEQFTTIDTVAEGRQFDDSVPIAIKRADLVNVIADSSPEMTFHRGTNVREVLDAAGGPRVVLTEGTEDRFDAVVGADGINSAVRATLHHADPPRHPGYAHFWGMAQAPVTGAMPGTFRIMHGSAVRFAHFWLDDETIVWWCVRPSGPSPEGDSLGSQLSMATLLAEWDPVAAELVSRTEVITRRDTMDQSPLRRWSSARITLAGDAAHAMTFDLGQGAGTALSDGVVLGSLLAQDRGITEALRAYESARRPTANMIARASRGVGASAHRPGIGSALNAQFLKRFGPAVTPRIFAADAKAQLKALGPVQPLSAAHQEH from the coding sequence GTGCTGGAACGTCGTCGACTGGCCATCATCGGAGCAGGCCCAGCGGGTCTGGCCACCGCGCGCACCCTGCAGGGCAGGGGCTGGGACGTGCACGTCTTCGACGCCCGCCCCACCCTGGAGTCCAGGGACGGCGGCTGCTATGTGCTGTGGTACGCCGGGGTCATGGCCCTGCAGCGCATGGGGCTCATGGACCGGGCGCGGGAGGTGAGCTCGCCGATCACCGGCTTCGAGATGTCCGGAGCCCGCGGCGAGCAGTTCACCACGATCGACACGGTGGCCGAGGGCCGGCAGTTCGACGACTCCGTGCCGATCGCGATCAAGCGCGCCGATCTGGTCAATGTGATCGCCGACAGCTCGCCCGAGATGACTTTCCATCGCGGCACGAACGTGCGCGAGGTCCTCGACGCCGCAGGCGGGCCGCGGGTCGTGCTGACCGAAGGCACCGAGGACCGCTTCGACGCCGTGGTGGGCGCCGACGGCATCAACTCCGCGGTGCGGGCGACCCTGCACCACGCGGATCCGCCGCGCCATCCCGGCTACGCCCACTTCTGGGGCATGGCCCAGGCCCCGGTGACCGGTGCGATGCCCGGGACGTTCCGCATCATGCACGGCTCGGCGGTGCGCTTCGCGCACTTCTGGCTCGACGACGAGACCATCGTGTGGTGGTGCGTTCGCCCCTCCGGGCCCTCCCCGGAGGGCGACAGCCTGGGCTCGCAGCTGTCCATGGCCACGCTGCTGGCCGAGTGGGATCCCGTGGCCGCCGAGCTGGTCTCGCGCACCGAGGTCATCACCCGCCGTGACACGATGGATCAGTCGCCGCTGCGGCGCTGGAGCAGCGCCCGCATCACCCTGGCCGGCGACGCCGCCCACGCCATGACCTTCGACCTCGGCCAGGGAGCGGGCACCGCGCTCAGCGACGGCGTGGTCCTGGGTTCCCTGCTGGCTCAGGACCGCGGCATCACCGAGGCGCTGCGCGCCTACGAGTCCGCCCGCCGGCCCACGGCCAACATGATCGCCCGGGCCTCGCGCGGAGTCGGCGCCTCGGCGCACCGCCCCGGTATCGGCTCGGCACTGAACGCGCAGTTCCTCAAGCGCTTCGGCCCGGCCGTCACGCCCCGGATCTTCGCCGCCGATGCCAAGGCCCAGCTCAAGGCGCTGGGCCCCGTCCAGCCGCTGAGCGCGGCGCACCAGGAGCACTGA
- a CDS encoding ester cyclase, protein MTDAQPAPTPAEPSRPGLDIERNRMLMVDYLENAWNRQDWDYAKRAVHPDVVFHDQIREGLPPGHEGMFQAMHRVFEAVPDFHVEITEMICERDLVTVVFHGSGTHTGTFMGYPATGRPVVFDSISIVRWSDEGQIIEGWQEADQMGMAQSIGMMPSGSMPKPMAYAMSFGTRLSDRLKKRR, encoded by the coding sequence ATGACCGACGCCCAGCCCGCCCCGACCCCCGCCGAGCCGTCGCGGCCCGGACTCGACATCGAGCGCAACCGCATGCTGATGGTCGATTACCTCGAGAACGCCTGGAACCGCCAGGACTGGGACTATGCCAAGCGCGCCGTCCACCCCGATGTCGTCTTCCACGACCAGATCCGCGAGGGGCTGCCGCCCGGGCACGAGGGCATGTTCCAGGCCATGCACCGCGTGTTCGAGGCCGTCCCGGACTTCCACGTGGAGATCACCGAGATGATCTGCGAGCGCGACCTCGTCACGGTCGTCTTCCACGGCTCCGGCACCCACACCGGCACCTTCATGGGCTACCCGGCCACGGGCCGCCCGGTCGTGTTCGACTCGATCAGCATCGTGCGCTGGTCCGATGAGGGCCAGATCATCGAGGGCTGGCAGGAGGCCGATCAGATGGGCATGGCCCAGTCGATCGGCATGATGCCCTCGGGCTCCATGCCCAAGCCGATGGCCTACGCCATGTCCTTCGGCACGCGGTTGTCCGACCGCCTGAAGAAGCGCCGATGA
- the acpS gene encoding holo-ACP synthase — translation MRVREPQAALVRVGVDLVETEKVARLAERFPDRLPDLFTAAELAYALRGGRRSGERLAARFAAKEAAFKALGTGMSRGVAWTEIGIERELSGRPRLELTGRAAETAARLGLTGADVSLSHTRDYAIAHVVLYAAASDPRHDGGAGTALRPEPLGRPGAARAARDHHQLTHHRQEH, via the coding sequence ATGAGGGTCCGGGAACCGCAGGCTGCGCTGGTGCGGGTGGGGGTCGACCTCGTGGAGACCGAGAAGGTCGCTCGGCTCGCCGAGCGGTTCCCTGACCGACTGCCCGATCTGTTCACCGCCGCCGAGCTGGCCTACGCGCTGCGCGGCGGACGGCGCAGCGGTGAGCGGCTCGCCGCCCGGTTCGCCGCCAAGGAGGCCGCGTTCAAGGCCCTGGGCACCGGCATGAGCCGGGGCGTGGCCTGGACCGAGATCGGCATCGAGCGCGAGCTCAGCGGCCGGCCCCGGCTCGAGCTCACCGGACGCGCCGCCGAGACGGCTGCCCGGCTGGGCCTCACCGGCGCGGACGTGAGCCTCTCGCACACCCGTGACTACGCGATCGCCCACGTCGTCCTCTACGCGGCCGCCTCCGACCCGCGGCACGACGGCGGCGCCGGCACCGCCCTGCGGCCCGAGCCGCTGGGGCGCCCCGGAGCCGCACGCGCCGCCCGCGACCACCACCAGCTGACACACCATCGTCAGGAGCACTGA
- a CDS encoding hydroxymyristoyl-ACP dehydratase encodes MRFHLVDRIEELRPHESVRAVKATSLAEPYWQGEPPVMPPSLVLESICQAGTWLIMGSTELTRRAALLQVGELRTHGLVRPGQRLELTGTVVSWTEEIAVLSGRAAADGELVLEAEDIMCSLMDAETLQDRETSRRLYETLVRA; translated from the coding sequence ATGAGATTCCACCTCGTGGATCGGATCGAGGAGCTGAGGCCGCACGAGTCGGTGCGCGCCGTCAAGGCGACCTCGCTGGCCGAGCCCTACTGGCAGGGCGAGCCGCCCGTGATGCCGCCGAGCCTCGTGCTCGAGAGCATCTGCCAGGCCGGCACCTGGCTGATCATGGGCTCGACCGAGCTGACCCGCCGCGCGGCGCTGCTGCAGGTGGGCGAGCTGCGCACCCACGGGCTGGTCCGCCCCGGCCAGCGCCTGGAGCTCACCGGCACGGTCGTGTCCTGGACTGAGGAGATCGCCGTGCTCAGCGGCCGCGCCGCGGCCGACGGCGAGCTGGTGCTCGAGGCCGAGGACATCATGTGCTCGCTCATGGACGCCGAGACGCTGCAGGACCGCGAGACCTCGCGCCGGCTCTACGAGACGCTGGTGCGCGCATGA
- a CDS encoding phosphopantetheine-binding protein, whose translation MTASIAETNTELYEKVRDCVAEALALDLDEISPESTLLDELGAESIDLLDILFRIDRATGVKIQSDELASYVQGGMPDEEFGDEDADVITPKGMEQLKKVMPQIAEKDLDGKLSPEDVMSHFTVANLTELVASRA comes from the coding sequence ATGACCGCTTCGATCGCCGAGACCAACACCGAGCTCTACGAGAAGGTCCGCGACTGCGTGGCCGAGGCCCTGGCCCTGGACCTGGACGAGATCTCGCCCGAGTCCACCCTGCTCGACGAGCTGGGCGCCGAGTCCATCGACCTGCTCGACATCCTCTTCCGCATCGACCGCGCCACCGGCGTGAAGATCCAGTCCGACGAGCTGGCCTCCTACGTCCAGGGCGGCATGCCCGACGAGGAGTTCGGCGACGAGGACGCCGACGTCATCACCCCCAAGGGCATGGAGCAGCTCAAGAAGGTCATGCCGCAGATCGCGGAGAAGGACCTCGACGGCAAGCTCTCGCCCGAGGACGTCATGAGCCACTTCACCGTGGCGAACCTCACCGAGCTCGTCGCCTCCCGGGCCTGA
- a CDS encoding alpha/beta fold hydrolase, giving the protein MPPKARPLPQLWSAHEPVLAYGSLGRGVPRIVHVHGLGARWQIFKPVMAGLQEHTQLAPDLRGHGLSGRAAGDYSVEAMAGDLIDLLEAHCPEPVVLSGHSLGGWVAMAAASRRPELIDGLVVIDSPLHSRRPDPSITRSYLADAPLVLRAVSRSPEQLDPAVLEAYHDGEFAAPCPAEDLLVRFDGPVALLQADEARGGLMSAEDVQRARQAHPRLHHVAFDGIGHAVQVEDSTGLIEQLRGFLKILDEGRGSHAVGTVPAREPEAVGSRVQDAGSGAAASGAARDEDRIEQP; this is encoded by the coding sequence GTGCCTCCTAAGGCTCGCCCGCTGCCGCAGCTGTGGAGCGCGCACGAACCGGTCCTGGCCTACGGGAGCCTGGGCCGGGGCGTGCCGCGGATCGTGCACGTCCACGGTCTCGGCGCTCGCTGGCAGATCTTCAAGCCGGTCATGGCCGGTCTGCAGGAGCACACGCAGCTGGCCCCCGACCTGCGCGGACACGGGCTCTCCGGGAGAGCGGCAGGGGATTACTCGGTGGAGGCCATGGCGGGGGACCTGATCGACCTCCTCGAGGCGCACTGCCCCGAGCCGGTCGTGCTCAGCGGCCACTCGCTGGGCGGCTGGGTCGCGATGGCGGCCGCCTCCCGCAGACCCGAGCTGATCGACGGGCTCGTGGTGATCGACTCGCCGCTGCACTCGCGGCGACCGGATCCCTCGATCACGCGGTCCTACCTCGCGGACGCGCCCCTGGTCCTGCGAGCGGTGTCGCGCTCGCCGGAGCAGCTGGACCCGGCGGTGCTGGAGGCCTACCACGACGGAGAGTTCGCCGCCCCGTGCCCGGCCGAGGATCTGCTCGTGCGCTTCGACGGACCGGTGGCGCTGCTGCAGGCCGATGAGGCCCGCGGCGGGCTCATGTCCGCCGAGGACGTGCAGAGGGCACGACAGGCGCACCCGCGCCTGCACCACGTGGCCTTCGACGGCATCGGCCACGCCGTGCAGGTCGAGGACTCCACGGGACTGATCGAGCAGCTGCGCGGCTTCCTCAAGATCCTCGACGAGGGCCGCGGCTCGCACGCCGTCGGCACCGTTCCGGCGAGGGAGCCGGAGGCCGTCGGCAGCAGGGTTCAGGACGCGGGCTCCGGGGCTGCGGCCTCGGGTGCCGCACGGGACGAGGACAGGATCGAGCAGCCATGA